In one Drosophila albomicans strain 15112-1751.03 chromosome X, ASM965048v2, whole genome shotgun sequence genomic region, the following are encoded:
- the LOC117568923 gene encoding uncharacterized protein LOC117568923, whose translation MDRSTIISFLKPCPHCARTFDSYSLKRHVAICLKASKKREVFDSIKQRWKNDKEDYKFTRVEKPMACPNNKKEQVVMEQKKDKKETKVENNVVTPRPEVQNKKKQVANKKVKPTDQDGNKQEVKMKMIVVQLQTVPSQKDKRVQALSKSSLMRMNIDPAEIIRVARTSLRSSPLSARVSPLSMRSPPSTDRSSTIFVRSSPASERSSPPKSEPPLVSRRFVPNFYNKALQTCVHCGRSFNEKAYDSHVAWCGEKHSGTKFDTTFQTTTIGNEEAKQRMNRRINYKPPLPKSARK comes from the exons ATGGATCGATCTacaattattagttttttgaaACCCTGCCCACACTGTGCACGCACTTTTGATTCATATTCGCTGAAACGCCACGTTGCTATATGTTTGAAGGCCTCGAAGAAACGAGAAGTTTTCGACTCGATCAAACAGCGATGGAAAAACGACAAAGAAGACTATAAATTTACGCGTGTTGAAAAACCGATGGCATGTCCCAACAATAAAAAGGAACAGGTGGTGATGGAGCAAAAGAAGGATAAGAAGGAAACGAAGGTGGAAAATAATGTGGTGACACCAAGGCCTGAAGTTCAGAATAAGAAGAAGCAAGTGGCCAATAAGAAGGTGAAGCCTACTGATCAGGATGGAAATAAACAAGAGGTGAAAATGAAGATGATCGTGGTCCAATTACAAACGGTGCCATCCCAAAAGGATAAACGCGTGCAAGCTTTGAGCAAGTCCTCGCTGATGCGCATGAACATAGATCCTGCCGAAATTATCCGCGTGGCACGGACATCGTTGCGATCTTCGCCTTTATCGGCGCGAGTTTCGCCGTTATCAATGAGATCGCCGCCATCGACGGATCGATCATCAACGATATTCGTGCGATCATCGCCGGCATCAGAGCGATCTTCGCCGCCCAAGTCGGAGCCGCCGTTGGTCAGTCGCCGCTTTGTTCCAAACTTTTACAACAAAGCGTTACAAACCTGCGTCCATTGCGGTCGCAGCTTCAATGAAAAGGCTTACGATTCACACGTGGCATGGTGCGGGGAGAAGCACAGCGGTACGAAATTTGATACAACTTTTCAAACTACCACGATCGGCAATGAAGAGGCCAAGCAGCGCATGAATCGCCGCATAAACTACAAGCCGCCATTGCCCAA ATCGGCAAGAAAATAG